One Rubripirellula reticaptiva genomic region harbors:
- a CDS encoding FAD-binding oxidoreductase gives MTITRADDRVMDLGKLFPADRFVCDAASRSAFESDGLAAFRAKPLAVVIPETADEIVAAVRWCFENDVPFVARGSGTSLSGGSLPVADGIVIALNRMNRILDLNPDARTAVVEPGVINLKVSQAADPYGLYFAPDPSSQTVCTIGGNVAFNAGGAHCLKYGMTSNHVLGMKVVTAAGEVVTMGGASTESIGPDYTGLFCGSEGLFGIALEITLRLLPKPEMFHTVLIGYDSLRAAGDAVSAVIESGLLPGAIEIMDAVSIEAAEAAVKCNYPTGAAAVLIVELEGPKERIAFERELLQRVITATSPVVQMIAKDHEQRMGIWKGRKSVFSAVGRLSPDFLVQDGVVPRNRLGEALVAIEKLSVDSGIRIANVFHAGDGNLHPLIMFDGNIDGMLHRAEAVAADLSQLCISMGGSITGEHGVGMEKRDFLAKMYDANTVEMFDRLRRAFDPKLISNPGKMFPGPEAPSLGMAGLHPLEKAGVIQRE, from the coding sequence GTGACGATCACCAGAGCAGATGACCGAGTGATGGATTTGGGGAAACTGTTTCCCGCTGATCGTTTCGTTTGCGATGCGGCGTCTCGGTCGGCGTTCGAATCGGATGGACTGGCTGCGTTTCGTGCTAAGCCGTTGGCGGTGGTCATCCCTGAAACGGCTGACGAGATTGTTGCGGCAGTTCGGTGGTGTTTCGAAAACGACGTTCCGTTTGTGGCACGCGGTTCGGGGACCAGTCTGTCGGGCGGCTCGCTGCCGGTCGCCGATGGGATCGTGATCGCGCTGAACCGAATGAACCGGATTCTGGACTTGAACCCGGATGCGCGGACGGCAGTGGTCGAGCCCGGCGTGATCAACTTGAAAGTATCACAGGCCGCTGATCCGTACGGGCTGTACTTTGCCCCCGATCCGTCCAGCCAAACGGTGTGCACGATCGGCGGCAACGTCGCATTCAATGCCGGCGGTGCCCATTGCTTGAAATACGGGATGACGTCGAACCATGTTTTGGGCATGAAGGTGGTCACGGCGGCTGGCGAAGTCGTGACGATGGGCGGCGCAAGTACCGAGTCGATTGGGCCGGACTATACGGGGCTGTTCTGTGGCAGCGAGGGGCTGTTCGGGATCGCACTTGAGATCACGTTGCGGCTGTTGCCCAAGCCCGAAATGTTCCACACGGTTTTGATCGGATACGATTCGCTGCGTGCGGCCGGCGACGCAGTCTCGGCAGTGATTGAATCGGGTTTGTTGCCAGGCGCGATCGAGATCATGGACGCAGTGTCGATCGAGGCCGCCGAAGCGGCGGTGAAGTGTAACTATCCAACCGGCGCCGCAGCGGTTCTGATCGTCGAACTGGAAGGCCCTAAAGAACGAATCGCTTTCGAACGCGAGCTGCTTCAGCGTGTCATCACGGCCACTTCGCCAGTCGTGCAAATGATCGCCAAGGATCACGAGCAGCGGATGGGGATTTGGAAAGGACGCAAGAGTGTCTTTTCGGCAGTCGGTCGGTTGAGTCCTGATTTTCTGGTGCAAGACGGCGTGGTCCCGCGTAATCGGTTGGGCGAGGCGCTTGTGGCGATCGAGAAACTGTCGGTCGACAGTGGCATTCGAATCGCCAACGTTTTTCATGCTGGCGATGGAAACTTGCACCCGCTGATCATGTTCGACGGCAACATCGACGGGATGTTGCATCGCGCCGAAGCGGTCGCAGCGGATTTGTCGCAACTGTGCATTTCAATGGGGGGATCGATCACCGGCGAACACGGCGTGGGAATGGAGAAGCGAGACTTCTTGGCGAAAATGTATGACGCCAACACCGTTGAGATGTTCGATCGACTGCGGCGAGCGTTTGATCCAAAGTTGATTTCGAATCCCGGCAAAATGTTTCCCGGCCCCGAAGCACCGTCGCTGGGGATGGCTGGGCTACATCCGCTCGAAAAGGCGGGGGTGATCCAACGTGAATGA
- a CDS encoding 2-hydroxyacid dehydrogenase — MTRPKIFLTRELPPESMAILRQQSDLTFNPDDRVLTKAEIIAGVQDVDGLLCLLTDLIDDEILAANSNLKVVANFAVGFNNIDVDAATDRKILVTNTPGVLTDTTADMAFALLLSAARRVVEGDQFVRAGNWHGWGPLQFLGNDVSGSTLGLIGFGRIAQAVARRARGFDMKIVYWNRTRLSPEQESSLGVVYAEMDEVLRQSDYVSVHVALNDETKHLIGARELSLMKPIATIVNTARGPIIDEAALVAALQDGTIASAGLDVYEREPELHPDLYQMPNAVIAPHLGSATIGTRTKMGNMAAENCLAACRGEVPPNLVNPESIG, encoded by the coding sequence ATGACGCGACCGAAAATCTTTCTCACTCGCGAGCTTCCACCCGAATCGATGGCGATTCTTCGCCAGCAATCGGATCTGACCTTCAATCCCGATGATCGGGTTTTGACCAAGGCCGAGATCATTGCTGGTGTTCAGGATGTCGACGGTTTGCTGTGTTTGCTGACCGATCTGATCGACGACGAAATCCTGGCCGCAAATTCGAATTTAAAGGTCGTGGCCAACTTTGCTGTCGGGTTCAACAACATTGATGTCGACGCTGCCACGGATCGCAAGATCTTGGTCACCAACACGCCAGGCGTATTGACTGACACGACTGCCGACATGGCGTTCGCGTTGTTGCTTTCTGCGGCGCGACGGGTGGTCGAGGGCGACCAATTTGTGCGAGCCGGGAATTGGCATGGTTGGGGACCGTTGCAGTTCCTTGGCAACGATGTCAGCGGCAGCACGCTAGGTTTGATCGGGTTCGGTCGGATTGCGCAAGCGGTTGCTCGCCGGGCACGCGGTTTCGACATGAAGATCGTCTACTGGAACCGAACGCGTCTGTCGCCCGAGCAAGAATCGAGTCTGGGTGTTGTCTACGCAGAAATGGACGAAGTGCTGCGACAATCGGATTATGTGTCTGTCCACGTAGCGCTCAACGACGAGACGAAGCACTTGATTGGTGCTCGCGAGTTGTCTTTGATGAAGCCGATTGCCACGATCGTCAACACCGCACGTGGCCCGATCATTGACGAGGCTGCTTTGGTCGCGGCACTTCAAGACGGGACGATTGCGTCCGCCGGTTTGGACGTTTACGAACGCGAACCGGAACTTCATCCGGATCTGTACCAGATGCCCAACGCCGTCATCGCGCCGCACCTTGGCAGCGCCACGATCGGCACACGGACGAAAATGGGCAACATGGCCGCCGAGAACTGCTTGGCAGCCTGCCGAGGCGAAGTGCCGCCCAATCTGGTTAACCCGGAATCGATTGGCTGA
- the secD gene encoding protein translocase subunit SecD translates to MTNLVSADSALNFFNLAQTDPATAASAAQDLAASAASKAATSAAEQGISWEQYGAVAIALAVLILPFVIGNYLAKSIKMPSYGTRFGWILLAIIASGVVLARSRPGLGVDLRGGTILVYEMDPNKLNAGGDDDIQQITSEDLVEPLTRRINPSGTQEIVIRPYGESQIEIIVPEVDQREVDRIKGLVEEAGILRFAILANQSDHQPQINLAMEQAASKERAARLEEVVRDPGLDNSVVGIWANVDREKQDGKLGPLRVDVGDAILRNPDTGDILNLPAQLRGENGAAAIAAFIDQQGMSGIEALMIIDPLIDITGEDLAFAASTFDEKGSPAVAFNLTDSGSNRFFVLTTNNAPIGQRTRRLGIVLDDNLLSAPSIQSPIRKEGRITGKFTRQEVESLVQILKAGQLPAALTKKPIAENQIDATLGKDTITKGVWAISASLILVLIFILVYYRFAGVVACIALVMNLGMILATMVLINQPLTLPGLAGLVLTVGMSVDANVLIFERIREELKKGAAARMAIRNGFAKATVTIVDANLTTLITAIVLYAIGTDQIRGFAVTLILGIVFSMFTAIYVSRTLFDLAERRGFLSLSMSDGVNSLKSSLSGEAGIDFMGKGRFALACSAILVCIGLASLFARGESIFDIDFAGGSSVQFRLDTPTKTDEVRNIVKPEMVKVTDKGSEDVPYTVNGVTMEGVADRTVYKVDSSFETVEELKAAVAKAFKAAEGVKLVTYSVSISPGAAKTGTVKPAGNENSFFKASDDNGVMFAVARAQDEAETDVAAPADAAADETVYNSSAIIELGVEGETNGGLLNGSTLKESLIAAAKTAGVSLAERSIELIPIGEGSDEWSADSSLTFQKWQVDMPINAADADKVLETFKSTLDADPVWISSSSVGARVAGDMIGRALGALFASLLCIIGYIWFRFQRVIYGFAAVVALLHDVLITLGAIAISYWLADALGFLLIDPFKISLTVVAAILTIIGYSLNDTIVVFDRIRETKGKAPRLTSDMINTSINQTLSRTLLTSLTTFIVVILLYWFGGDGIHAFAFSLVVGVIVGTYSSVFVASPILLWLVERSEKKALAA, encoded by the coding sequence ATGACCAATCTGGTCTCTGCCGACTCGGCCCTCAACTTTTTTAACTTGGCCCAAACGGATCCAGCTACGGCTGCTTCGGCTGCTCAGGATTTGGCAGCGTCGGCGGCAAGCAAAGCCGCCACCAGCGCTGCCGAGCAGGGCATTTCGTGGGAGCAGTACGGTGCCGTCGCGATCGCTTTGGCGGTTCTGATCTTACCATTTGTGATTGGCAACTATCTGGCCAAGTCGATCAAGATGCCGTCCTACGGCACTCGTTTCGGCTGGATTCTGTTGGCAATCATCGCCAGCGGAGTCGTGCTGGCGCGGTCGCGTCCAGGTTTGGGCGTTGACCTTCGCGGGGGCACGATCCTTGTCTACGAAATGGACCCGAATAAGTTGAATGCGGGCGGCGACGATGACATTCAGCAGATTACGTCGGAAGACTTGGTCGAGCCACTGACACGCCGAATCAACCCGTCGGGCACTCAAGAAATCGTGATCCGCCCCTACGGTGAATCGCAAATCGAAATCATTGTTCCCGAAGTCGATCAGCGTGAAGTTGACCGTATCAAGGGATTGGTCGAAGAAGCCGGTATTTTGCGTTTCGCGATCCTTGCCAATCAATCCGACCACCAACCACAAATCAATCTGGCAATGGAGCAGGCGGCGTCAAAAGAGCGCGCCGCTCGATTGGAAGAAGTCGTTCGCGATCCTGGACTCGACAACTCGGTCGTCGGCATCTGGGCGAACGTCGATCGCGAAAAGCAAGACGGCAAGCTTGGACCGCTGCGAGTTGACGTAGGCGACGCGATTTTGCGGAACCCTGACACGGGCGACATTCTGAATTTGCCAGCCCAATTGCGTGGTGAGAACGGTGCGGCAGCGATCGCTGCGTTCATTGACCAGCAAGGCATGTCGGGCATCGAAGCGCTGATGATTATTGATCCTTTGATCGACATCACTGGCGAAGACCTAGCGTTTGCGGCCAGTACCTTTGACGAAAAGGGTTCGCCTGCCGTCGCGTTCAATCTGACCGATTCGGGATCCAACCGATTCTTCGTGTTGACAACCAACAACGCACCGATCGGTCAACGGACTCGCCGTTTGGGCATCGTGCTGGATGATAACTTGTTGTCGGCACCAAGCATCCAGTCGCCGATCCGCAAGGAAGGTCGCATCACGGGCAAGTTCACTCGCCAAGAAGTCGAATCGCTGGTTCAGATCTTGAAGGCGGGGCAGTTGCCTGCCGCACTGACAAAGAAACCGATTGCTGAAAATCAAATCGACGCAACGCTTGGTAAGGACACGATCACTAAGGGCGTCTGGGCGATTTCGGCATCGCTGATTCTGGTTTTGATCTTCATCCTGGTTTATTACCGTTTTGCAGGCGTGGTCGCATGCATCGCGTTGGTCATGAACTTGGGAATGATCTTGGCAACGATGGTGTTGATCAACCAACCGTTGACCCTGCCTGGTTTAGCCGGTTTGGTTTTGACGGTCGGTATGTCGGTTGACGCGAACGTGCTGATTTTTGAACGGATCCGCGAAGAACTGAAAAAGGGCGCTGCCGCTCGGATGGCAATTCGAAATGGTTTCGCCAAGGCGACTGTCACGATTGTCGATGCTAACTTGACGACGTTGATCACCGCGATCGTGTTGTATGCGATTGGTACGGATCAAATTCGCGGTTTTGCTGTGACTCTGATCTTGGGCATCGTGTTCTCGATGTTCACTGCGATTTACGTTTCTCGAACCCTGTTCGACCTTGCCGAACGCCGTGGCTTCCTGTCGCTGAGTATGTCGGACGGCGTGAACTCGCTTAAATCGTCGTTGTCGGGTGAAGCCGGGATCGATTTCATGGGCAAGGGCCGCTTCGCACTGGCTTGCTCGGCAATCCTCGTTTGCATCGGGCTGGCGTCACTGTTCGCTCGTGGCGAGAGTATTTTCGACATCGACTTTGCTGGTGGTTCGTCGGTCCAGTTCCGATTGGACACACCAACAAAGACGGATGAAGTTCGTAATATCGTGAAGCCTGAAATGGTGAAGGTCACCGATAAGGGTTCCGAAGACGTGCCCTACACCGTCAACGGTGTGACGATGGAAGGTGTCGCCGATCGAACGGTCTACAAAGTCGACTCGTCATTCGAAACGGTCGAAGAGTTGAAGGCGGCTGTCGCGAAAGCGTTCAAGGCGGCCGAAGGCGTCAAGCTGGTCACCTACAGCGTTTCGATCAGCCCCGGTGCTGCGAAGACCGGTACGGTAAAGCCTGCCGGCAATGAGAACAGCTTCTTCAAAGCTTCCGACGACAACGGCGTCATGTTCGCGGTCGCTCGTGCACAAGACGAAGCTGAAACCGATGTCGCTGCACCTGCGGACGCAGCCGCTGATGAAACGGTTTACAACAGCAGTGCGATCATCGAGTTGGGTGTCGAAGGCGAAACCAATGGCGGACTGCTGAACGGTTCGACGTTGAAAGAGTCGCTGATTGCGGCAGCCAAAACGGCCGGCGTTTCGTTGGCCGAGCGGTCAATCGAACTCATTCCGATTGGCGAAGGCAGCGACGAGTGGTCAGCCGATTCGTCGTTGACGTTCCAGAAATGGCAAGTTGACATGCCGATCAACGCGGCTGACGCTGACAAGGTTCTTGAAACATTCAAGTCCACACTGGACGCCGATCCGGTTTGGATCAGCAGCAGCAGCGTGGGTGCTCGAGTCGCCGGTGACATGATCGGTCGAGCATTGGGTGCTCTGTTCGCCAGCTTGCTTTGCATCATCGGATACATCTGGTTCCGATTCCAACGAGTGATCTACGGATTCGCTGCTGTGGTTGCGTTGCTGCACGACGTGCTGATCACGCTCGGTGCGATCGCCATCAGCTATTGGTTGGCGGATGCACTCGGTTTCTTGCTGATTGACCCGTTCAAAATCAGTCTGACCGTTGTCGCTGCGATCTTGACGATCATCGGTTACTCGCTCAACGATACGATCGTGGTGTTTGACCGGATTCGTGAAACGAAGGGCAAGGCACCTCGACTGACCAGCGATATGATCAACACGTCGATCAATCAAACGCTCAGCCGAACGTTGCTGACTTCGTTGACCACGTTCATCGTGGTCATTCTGTTGTACTGGTTCGGTGGTGACGGGATTCACGCGTTCGCGTTCTCGTTAGTCGTCGGTGTGATCGTCGGTACTTACAGTTCCGTTTTCGTGGCCAGCCCGATCTTGTTGTGGTTGGTTGAGCGAAGCGAAAAGAAAGCGTTGGCTGCTTAA
- the yajC gene encoding preprotein translocase subunit YajC → MPHPLIPLPGNFLAISYSKVAFKGPLNARRCRLLIVRIMNRYALDLQLLAQDAGGGAGAAPAGAAPSGGPGDFLSPFLLPAGLLFLFYFIVIAPERRRKSDEAKLMSAIKKNDRVVTIGGIHAVVAAVSPDSDVVTLRIDENANTRIKVNRSAISRIVTDKETSGKENNSDQSKEDGSNAK, encoded by the coding sequence ATGCCGCATCCTCTAATCCCTTTGCCCGGCAACTTTCTAGCAATTTCGTACTCGAAAGTTGCGTTCAAAGGACCACTCAATGCAAGGCGTTGTCGTTTGTTGATCGTTCGCATCATGAATCGGTATGCACTGGACCTGCAACTACTGGCGCAAGACGCAGGTGGTGGTGCCGGTGCTGCTCCGGCGGGTGCGGCGCCGTCCGGCGGACCTGGTGATTTTCTGTCGCCGTTCCTTTTGCCTGCCGGGCTTCTGTTCCTGTTCTACTTCATCGTCATTGCACCGGAGCGCCGACGCAAATCGGACGAAGCAAAGTTGATGTCGGCGATCAAAAAGAACGACCGAGTCGTCACGATTGGCGGCATTCACGCGGTTGTCGCGGCGGTTTCACCTGACAGCGACGTGGTAACATTGCGAATCGACGAAAACGCCAACACACGAATCAAAGTCAACCGATCAGCGATTTCGCGGATCGTGACCGACAAAGAAACATCCGGCAAAGAAAACAATTCCGACCAATCCAAGGAAGACGGCTCGAACGCGAAATAG